A single Cottoperca gobio chromosome 7, fCotGob3.1, whole genome shotgun sequence DNA region contains:
- the LOC115011162 gene encoding uncharacterized protein LOC115011162 isoform X3, giving the protein MNLHHSLICFSFLALWDGDTGLINAQNPVRTGTEGGNITVSCSFSLPGLRKRFCKGNCEEGNILVETTDDTAQRGRYSLVYEGGNIFSNHIMYVSITKLTTSDAGRYGCGLVRILSSSYQGFEIRVDAVTSAKPTPAPSASTLTTTQSLSSTSSSSSSGASKQTQQQQTTSAGPGVVLYVNLTRVVMFIVLSVALLIFCWKRASKPEEPPEETEHVVFAEANQVYEEMRSIEMSTVTLTSNTSNQMESRPQTSTV; this is encoded by the exons ATGAACCTCCATCACAGTTTGATCTGCTTCTCCTTCCTCG CACTGTGGGATGGAGACACTGGTCTCATCAATGCACAAAACCCTGTCCGTACAGGAACTGAAGGAGGGAACATCACAGTTTCAtgctccttctctctgcctgGACTAAGGAAGAGGTTCTGTAAGGGAAACTGTGAGGAAGGAAACATTCTGGTTGAAACAACTGATGACACAGCTCAGAGAGGGAGATACAGCCTCGTGTATGAAGGAGGGAATATATTTTCTAATCACATTATGTATGTGAGCATCACAAAGCTGACTACATCTGACGCAGGACGGTACGGATGTGGTTTGGTCAGAATTCTCTCCTCTTCATACCAGGGGTTTGAGATCAGAGTTGATG CTGTAACCTCTGCAAAACCAACACCAGCCCCATCAGCCTCCACACTGACGACAACTCAGAGTTTAAGCTCCAC ATCTTCATCGTCCTCCTCTGGAGCCTCCAAGCAGACTCAACAGCAACAGACAACCTCAGCTGGTCCAG GCGTGGTGCTGTATGTGAATCTGACTCGGGTCGTCATGTTCATCGTGTTATCAGTAGCCTTGCTGATATTCTGCTGGAAGAGGGCCAGTAAACCTGAAG aaCCTCCTGAGGAAACTGAGCATGTTGTTTTCGCAGAG GCCAACCAAGTGTATGAGGAGATGAGAAGTATAGAAATGTCTACAGTTACTCTCACATCGAACACATCAAACCAAATGGAGTCGAGACCACAGACGAGTACAGTTTAG
- the LOC115011162 gene encoding uncharacterized protein LOC115011162 isoform X2, which produces MNLHHSLICFSFLALWDGDTGLINAQNPVRTGTEGGNITVSCSFSLPGLRKRFCKGNCEEGNILVETTDDTAQRGRYSLVYEGGNIFSNHIMYVSITKLTTSDAGRYGCGLVRILSSSYQGFEIRVDAVTSAKPTPAPSASTLTTTQSLSSTSSSASTLTTTQSLSSTSSSSSSGASKQTQQQQTTSAGPGVVLYVNLTRVVMFIVLSVALLIFCWKRASKPEEPPEETEHVVFAEANQVYEEMRSIEMSTVTLTSNTSNQMESRPQTSTV; this is translated from the exons ATGAACCTCCATCACAGTTTGATCTGCTTCTCCTTCCTCG CACTGTGGGATGGAGACACTGGTCTCATCAATGCACAAAACCCTGTCCGTACAGGAACTGAAGGAGGGAACATCACAGTTTCAtgctccttctctctgcctgGACTAAGGAAGAGGTTCTGTAAGGGAAACTGTGAGGAAGGAAACATTCTGGTTGAAACAACTGATGACACAGCTCAGAGAGGGAGATACAGCCTCGTGTATGAAGGAGGGAATATATTTTCTAATCACATTATGTATGTGAGCATCACAAAGCTGACTACATCTGACGCAGGACGGTACGGATGTGGTTTGGTCAGAATTCTCTCCTCTTCATACCAGGGGTTTGAGATCAGAGTTGATG CTGTAACCTCTGCAAAACCAACACCAGCCCCATCAGCCTCCACACTGACGACAACTCAGAGTTTAAGCTCCACATCTTCATCAGCCTCCACACTGACGACAACTCAGAGTTTAAGCTCCAC ATCTTCATCGTCCTCCTCTGGAGCCTCCAAGCAGACTCAACAGCAACAGACAACCTCAGCTGGTCCAG GCGTGGTGCTGTATGTGAATCTGACTCGGGTCGTCATGTTCATCGTGTTATCAGTAGCCTTGCTGATATTCTGCTGGAAGAGGGCCAGTAAACCTGAAG aaCCTCCTGAGGAAACTGAGCATGTTGTTTTCGCAGAG GCCAACCAAGTGTATGAGGAGATGAGAAGTATAGAAATGTCTACAGTTACTCTCACATCGAACACATCAAACCAAATGGAGTCGAGACCACAGACGAGTACAGTTTAG
- the LOC115011162 gene encoding cell wall integrity and stress response component 2-like isoform X1 has protein sequence MNLHHSLICFSFLALWDGDTGLINAQNPVRTGTEGGNITVSCSFSLPGLRKRFCKGNCEEGNILVETTDDTAQRGRYSLVYEGGNIFSNHIMYVSITKLTTSDAGRYGCGLVRILSSSYQGFEIRVDAVTSAKPTPAPSASTLTTTQSLSSTSSSASTLTTTQSLSSTSSSSSTLTTTQSLSSTSSSSSSGASKQTQQQQTTSAGPGVVLYVNLTRVVMFIVLSVALLIFCWKRASKPEEPPEETEHVVFAEANQVYEEMRSIEMSTVTLTSNTSNQMESRPQTSTV, from the exons ATGAACCTCCATCACAGTTTGATCTGCTTCTCCTTCCTCG CACTGTGGGATGGAGACACTGGTCTCATCAATGCACAAAACCCTGTCCGTACAGGAACTGAAGGAGGGAACATCACAGTTTCAtgctccttctctctgcctgGACTAAGGAAGAGGTTCTGTAAGGGAAACTGTGAGGAAGGAAACATTCTGGTTGAAACAACTGATGACACAGCTCAGAGAGGGAGATACAGCCTCGTGTATGAAGGAGGGAATATATTTTCTAATCACATTATGTATGTGAGCATCACAAAGCTGACTACATCTGACGCAGGACGGTACGGATGTGGTTTGGTCAGAATTCTCTCCTCTTCATACCAGGGGTTTGAGATCAGAGTTGATG CTGTAACCTCTGCAAAACCAACACCAGCCCCATCAGCCTCCACACTGACGACAACTCAGAGTTTAAGCTCCACATCTTCATCAGCCTCCACACTGACGACAACTCAGAGTTTAAGCTCCACATCTTCATCGTCCTCCACACTGACGACAACTCAGAGTTTAAGCTCCACATCTTCATCGTCCTCCTCTGGAGCCTCCAAGCAGACTCAACAGCAACAGACAACCTCAGCTGGTCCAG GCGTGGTGCTGTATGTGAATCTGACTCGGGTCGTCATGTTCATCGTGTTATCAGTAGCCTTGCTGATATTCTGCTGGAAGAGGGCCAGTAAACCTGAAG aaCCTCCTGAGGAAACTGAGCATGTTGTTTTCGCAGAG GCCAACCAAGTGTATGAGGAGATGAGAAGTATAGAAATGTCTACAGTTACTCTCACATCGAACACATCAAACCAAATGGAGTCGAGACCACAGACGAGTACAGTTTAG